In the genome of Massilia sp. W12, the window ATTGCCGCCATTACCGGACAAATTGTCATGGCCGCCCAAACCATGTAAGACATCATCGCTTTCCGAACCAACAAATACATCGGCGTCAGGGGTCGCCAAGAAAGTCGCGCGCGCTAACACCTCCTTACCCCATACCACGCCATTTTCAAAGTGCAGGCTTTCCACTTGATTTGTCAGCGCATCAAACCAGCCTTGTATGCACAACACGTCCGCCGGATTTGCTGCATGATCCTCTGCGTCAGCAGGATACAAACCAAGGTAGAGATGCGAACTATCACGCCACAATTTGATCTGTGAGGTAGCAATATTGCCCACTAGCTTGACCCTATCTACCCCGGCAGCCTCAATGATGCTGTCTTTGCCATAGCCAGCGCCAAACAAATAGCAATCATTGCCTGCGCCACCGTCCAAGGTGTCATTACCACTACCACCATCGACCGTATCATCCCCAGCATCTAGATAAAGATAGTCATCACCAGCAAAGCCCTGCAATTTTTCCTTGTTTTGCGTGGCATAGATGATGTCATTATCGTTCGTGCCGTTAAACGGCGCCGTTGCCAAGCGCTCAGCATCCCATACCGTGTTATCGGCGAAGATCACGCTATCGCCACGCGGGCCAGCCACATCGAACCACCCTTGCAAGGTGATGCTTTCGTTTGAGCCAAGCGCCGAGATAGTCAAATTTGAACGATCCCGCCAAATCTGTACATTCTCGGGTGTGAAGCCCGCGCCCAACTTAATGACATCATTACCGCTGCTGTCCAGCAAAGTATCCTGGCCATCGCCAGCATTGAGCAAATACACGTCGTCATCCGTACCGCCGTCGAGCAAATCATTGCCGCTGCCGCCGGCTAAGGTATCGCGTCCAAGATTGCCATACAAAGTATCGTCACCTTCGCGCCCTTCAATCAAATTGCTCTTGGCATCTCCCTCCAAAAGATCGGTAGTATTGGCGCCAGCATACTTGGCATTGGCAAACTCAGTTTCACCCCATATGGTGTTATCTGCAAAGCGCAAATAATCGACCACCTTATACAAACGGCCAAGGCCATCCTCTACTTTCAAAATATCGCCAGCCGCGTAATTGCCAAAATAGACGTTGTGCCTATCGCGCCAGATTTCCAGATTAGCCTTGGTGTACCCGGGCCCCAGATGAATAGCATTGCCCAGCCCTGCATCCTGAATCACATCCTGGCCGCCTGCCCTATCGTATAGATAGACATCATTACCCACGCCACCTTTGAGGGTATCGTTTCCGCTGCCACCATCTAAGGTGTCATTCCCTAAAATACCTTCCAATAAATCATTGCCACTGCCGCCATGCAAACTATCGTCACCAAGTGCGCCATCCAGCGTGTCATTGCCAGCCAAACCGTCCAGCGAATCGTTGCCCTGCCCACCTACCAAATAGTCGCCCTCAGCAGTCGGCGCCAAGGCTGCCGCGATCAGGTCGGCGCTACTCCACGTCGAGCCGTCAGCGAAACGGACTTGCTCAATTTCCGGCCCTCCTCTGGCAATCCGACTTTGTAAAGCCAAGCCTTCGCTACTATCTTTGAGATTCAGATAGAAATTGTTAAGATCGCGTCGCACGCGCACATCGGCAGGGCTGATCCCTTCAGCAAATTGCATCGTATCCGTGCCAGCAGAATCGGCTATGGTGTCGCGGCCATCGCCACGCGCAAATTGATAGACATCGTCGCCACGACCAGCGTCAACAATATCATCGCCACTGCCACCGCTAATGGTGTCATTACCAGCTTCGCCAAACAAGCTATCATTGCCTTGCAGGCCCAGCATGAAGTCATCACCATGACTGCCAATCAGCAAATCGCTTTCCTCCGTAGCGAGCAGTGACATAGCGGTAATCTTCGCACTATCCCACACTGTGCCGTCAGAAAATTCCAGGCGTTCGATTTGCGTACCGGGCAAATCGTTTGACCAATGGCCAATCGCGATGCGGTCCGTGCCGCCCTTGATCGACAGATACAGATGATCGGCGTCACGCGTAATCCGAATATCATCAGCCACGATGCCGCGCCCAAATACTACGCTATCGTTACCACCGCCATCCTCAATCAAATCTACGCCATCGCCGCGCTCGAAAAGATAGATGTCATCCCCAGCGCCGCCGCCCAGGACATCCGCCCCTTTGCCACCCAACAGGATATCGCTACCGCTTTGGCCAAAAATGATATCGCTCCCCATAGCGCCACGTGTAAGCTGATGTGCAGCAGGTACCGTGAAAATACCAGACGTGGTATGTAAGTTAATTTTCTCAACACCGGGATTGCGCAAGAAATAGTCTGCATATGGCGAGGTAGACAACCAGGTTTGCAGGGTTTCTGGCGCGATCTCGCAAGCGTCCTGCTGAAACTGCGCCAACATCGCTGCCGCAAAATCCGATTCTGCGCTGCTGGTGATTCTTGCCAAACTGGCTTGCAGGCTACTTTGCAAAAGCTCAGCATCATTCACCACGAATTGATTCAGGGCCAAGGAATAATGCGCGCCTTCAAACCAATCAGCCCCTCTGGCTTGCATAGCAAAACGCAAAGCATTATTGGCTAAAAAAGGTTGATATTTTGAATCCAGATAAGGCGTATCCATCTCCGCAATTTTGGTAAAGCCGGTTGCCTCAATCATGGGTCTGCCATTGCTCAAACCCATCAAAGTTTCCATCGTCCAAGTCTTATCTTCTGGCGTGAGATAGCTGCGATTCACGCCCTTTGCTTGATGTGCGGCAGCCAAGCCCGTCCATATTTTCAGAAAACCTTCAAAATTGCGCAAGATATCGCTGCTGCTCTGACTGGCTAAATCTATGGCGGCCTGCTTTAAGGCATTCCATTACACACATCTCCGCAGGACGCCCTGAACGCGGCCAGAAATCCGTTTACATTCAATGAGTTGCACGCCCGCTTGTAAACTTACCGGATTTCGCGTTTACTCACATCTTTTGGGCGGCGCACGTGAGCAGAAAGCAAGCAGCACAGAGTTGGACCGACGATGAGTTTGGCGGACTCGATCTTGGCGATGCCCGCCTTAACAACAGGGCGAGAAAATTGATGGAAACATTCGCGACCAAACCGAAGGCCAGCATTCCCGAAGCATGCGACAACTGGACGGAGACGCAAGCGGCCTACCGCTTTATGGCCAATCCGGAGGTGACATGGGATGGCATTCTGGCGCCACATTGGGCGCGCACCATGGAACGCATGGCGACGCAGAAGGTTATTCTGTGCATTCAGGACACCACCGAACTGGACTTCAGCGGCCAAAACATCGACGGCCTCGGCCCGCTCAACTACGAAGCGCGGCGCGGCATGTATGTGCATCCGACCTACGCGGTGTCGCCAGAGCGTGAGCCGCTGGGCCTGCTCGATGGCTGGATGTGGGCGCGTGAAGAGCGTGGCGCTGACGGCAAGCGCCCCGCCAGCGTAAAAGAGAGTGAACGCTGGATAGAGGGCTACGAGCGGGTCGCCGAGCAGGCGACCCAGTTGCCCAATACCCGTCTGGTGTATGTGGCTGACCGCGAAGCGGACATGATGGGAATGCTGCGGCGCGCAGCCGAATTGGGCACGCCTGCCGATTGGCTGGTGCGCGCCAAGCATGATCGCTGTCTGGCTGACGGCGAAAGCAAACGCCTGTGGCCTGAAACCACGGCCGGTATGCCGCTGGGCGAGATCAGCTTCATCATGGCCGGGCGCGGCAAGCAAAGGGCGCGCCAGGTACGTCAGCAGGTGTGGGCCAAGCGCGTTCTGCTGCGTGATGGCAAGCGCGGCAAGATCGAGGCGACCTGCATCGTAGCATCCGAAGTGCAGCCGCCGACGGGCATCAAACCGGTGGAATGGCGCTTGCTGACCAACCGCCGCGCGGAAACCTTGGCCGACGCCAGCGAACTGATCGACTGGTATCGCGCGCGCTGGGAAATTGAGATCTTTTTCAATGTGCTCAAGAATGGCTGTGAAGTCGAAGAACTGCAACTGTCCACCATGGCCCGGCTGGAGCGGGCGCTGGCGCTGTTTATGGTGGTGGCCTGGCGTATCGCGTACCTGATGCGTAAGGGACGTACCTGTCCGGATCTCGACGCCACTTTGTTCTTCGATCCCGACGAAATCCGAGCGGCTTATCTGCTCAATAAAAAGAAGGCGCCCGCTATGCCGGGCTTGAACGAGGTGTTGCGCATGGTAGCCCGTGTCGGCGGTTTTCTCGCACGAAAACATGACGGGGAGCCTGGCGTGAAAACAATCTGGCGAGGTCTACAGGATGTTCAAGTTTCGGCTCAGACAATCAGGACTCTACGCGAGATGGGCGCATTGCAAGACTGAGTTGTGTGTAATGGAATGGCTTTAAGGCTGGATTTTCATCCATCGCTTGATGCAAATCTTTCACCAAGCCAAAGCCACGCAACCAAGGTAATGCGAAAATATCACTACCGAGCAGCGGCGCCTGATCCAAGGCGCGGTAAGGGTTGGAATCAGTCAAGTCAAACTTGACGGAAAATTCCAGATTCGCCGACAGTTTTTTCTGACCATGCTGCACGAAATCACTGGTTGCCGTAATAATATTATCAAAATCCAAAATTCGCGTCGGAGTTGGCCTCAAGTTGATGCTTTCAATCCCCAACTGCGTTAGAGTTTGTAATTCTCCGGCTTGGGAAACGCCGTCGCTATTGGTATCTTGCCACATCAGTAATTGTGCAAAGCCGGAATCGCCGGCATCAATCACATTGTCGTGATTGTTATCCAAGCGTTGCTTCAAATCACTATAGCCATCTATATTTTTATTGCCAAACAATTCAGATAAATTATCGACAAAACCATTTTTATTTGCATCAATCGCGAGCAAGCCATCGTCAGCGCCAATCCAACCGCTATGCTCGGCAATCCCATCCAAATTAAAATCAAAATAGGTTGATGACTGCGCACTACCAATCGTGGTAATTTTTCCATCGCCATTCAAATCGAAAGCAAGCGGATCAAGCGGATTAAAATTTCTACGTGGATCATAGTTCGGGCCAGGTATTGGTCTTTGCATTTCATCAAGATAAATACCCAGGTAACCCATTCTGAAATTTTTAATTGTCAGATTTCCATTTACCTTCAAGGTGCTGCCGCTCAAATCGAAACGATTTCCATCTTTATCATAGTAGCTTGTTTGGCCAGCATAGCGCCGCGCGAAACCAAGCTTAATGCCATTCATCAGAACTGCGCCGCGCCCATCTTTATCAGAAATTTCATCGAATTGATCGGCATAGTAGGTATCAAACCCTGAGCCACCATTCAATTCATCGCCGTCTGGGCCATTTTGATCACGGCCATCCAGCACGTCATCACCATCATCACCATCCAGCTTATCGCGTCCCTCGCCACCAACCAGGGTGTCAAAACCATTTCCCCCCTGCAAGGTATCATTGCCCAATTCGCCATTGAGCGAATCGAGGCCGCTATCGCCACGCAAATGATCATTCCCGGCGCCACCATTGATGGTATCGTTGCCGTCATTGCCCTCAACGTAATCGTTCCCCTGGTCAGCATAAACCCAGTCATTGCCACTGCCAGCATAAATATGGTCTTTACCAATCCTGCCCGACAGTTGCTTATCATCAGTTTCCAGACCAAAAATAACTGTCGTGGTATTTTCTGGACGACTCATCGCCAACGGGTTCTGGATGAAGCTGGTATTGGAAGCCAAATCCATCGTCACCTTGCTTTGTGGAAAAGCAACACTGGTTTTCGAGTAAATACGGCCACCCTCTGGTAATTCTGAGACATCGGTGAATTGGCTCTGCATCACGTTTTGAGAAACGGTCTGCTGAATCATATTCAAAGCATTCAAGCGATCGAGTAAATACTGCTGTGTAAAACTGCGCCGCACATCATCGCCCTCCAGGGCTTGATCTGCCTGCCATTTTTCATACAAACCCGGCTGTTTTTCTCTTACCAAAGCTTCGGACTCTGCCCCAGTCAGTTTAAACAGGCTGAGGTTGTGAAGTGCCATGAAACTGAGAAAATCCGTCTTGGCCTCTGCCAGCAAGGTCGAGGCAGGCGGGCTTTTTTGCAAACCTAACTGTTTTACATCACCCAATTGCCGGAAAAAATCCAGCGCAAGCTGATCAAAATTAGCCTCATTTGCTGGCGTCAAATTTGTCCCCAGCACACTACGCCGTAGCATATCCAAAGCATTCGCATCGGTAATCGTGCTCAATTCCTGCACCAGCGAACGAGCTGGACTGGTGGCTGGAATCATCGTCGCAAACAGCGAGTTCGATGCCAAGGAATTACTCAAATCCATTGCCATTGCGGTCTCAACGCTAATACCGATGTCGGTAAAAAGTTGAAAATCCTTCAAACTCTTCGGACTAGCCGCAGCAGCCACAGCACTTTTCAATGCAACATAAAATGCGCGACGCGCAAATAAAACATTGCGCAGATCGTCGATTTTGTCGAAAGATGCTCCGCGTTCTGACGTGCCAAACAAACGATAAGTTTGATCTGAGCCAAGACCGGTAAATAAAGGAGTACCAGCCCAACCAGCGTTTTGATTATTAAAAATAGCACTGTCGGCAGGAATAGTTTCAAATAGTGTCTCGCCCACACCAATTGCATCTGCATTGGCGATATCTGTCATGGTTGGCGCCACTACATTACCATAAGCATCCGCCTCCCTAATACGTCGGGTATTGGGATTCGCCCCCAAAATATCAGCAAGTGCATTTTTAGCTACTTTATTTGACGCCTTCTGCATCAAGTCATCTGAATAATTCGTCGCACCGCGCAATTCCATCTGTTTCTTGCTATAACTACGAATAAATTCAGAAAAAATACCCTTACCGGAATTGGCTAGCTCTGCTCCTTCAAACCAGCGCTTTTCACTACTATTTGGCAATATACTAGCTATGTATTTATAAATATGACTATAGTTACCATTTACTTCCCCCGCCTCAGCAAGTTGCTTGATTTGTGCTATTTGTGCTGCTGTGAATTTATGCATATCTATCCTAATTAGTTTAATAAAATTTATCTCTGAACCGCGTGATCAAAAAATACATGTAGTTCCCTATAAATCTCTCGCCAATAAGGCAACAATTTAGGGACAAATTTATAGGTAACAGCAATATCCGGCTGGTAAACAAGGTCGGCGACACAATTTATCAATGGATGCACTTTGTCCTCGATTTGAGCTGCGGCGTCGCAGTGAATGCTGAAAGGGTAATCTCGCCCTCCATTATAATTTTGGTCGATTGGCACATAAACATACCTTTCAACATCTTTCCCATCTACAACCATATACTCGTGTAAACCCCAATTATCCTTTTGATTACGAATAGGTGATTTCGCAATTATTTCATCAATATACTTCTTTTGCATAGCACTCCACTCATGGCTCTCACCCAAACTAGCGTTAAAATCAATGTCTATAACGCCCAATGTTTTCTCTTCAGCAGCCTTTTTGTCTGGTACCAGTTTATGATCGGCTGTAAAAGAAAGGCTAATCCTAATCTCATTTGCCCAACCTGGACGAATTTTGCTTGGATTTTTATACGCATCCCAACCAAGAGTGCCAGCATAAACTGTAATTTCAGGATCAAATCGCAATGTAGGGCGAAAATTGTTTCTGTCATTGAACAGCGTAATCTGATTGACGGTTTTCCCATCATTGATGATGCCATGTAAAGCATTATGCTCCGTGGAGCCGTACATGGGCATGGGACGCTCACAAGCCACAAGTAGCGCAAGGCATAGTAAGCTCAGCCAATTCATATAGTTTTTCTGCATTGTTCGCATTGTGTCCTCAATCAAAAAGGAAATCCTATCTCTGAACCGTTTGATCAAAAAATACATGTAGCTCCCGATAAATCTCTCGCCAATAAGGCAACAAATTAGGGCTAAATGCATAAGTAACAGCAATGTCGGGCTTATAGAGAAGGTTGGCGACACAATTTGTCAATGGATGTACTTTATCTTCGATTAGAGCACCTGTATTGCAGTGAATGCTAAAAGGATAATCTCGCCCACCATTATATTTTTGGTCGATTGGCACATAAACATACCTGTCAACTTCTTTCCCATCTACAACCATATATTCGTGTAGACCCCAATCATTTCTTTGGTTACGAATAGGCGATCTGGCAATTATTTCAGCAATGAGTTTATTTTGCTTGGCATTCCAATCAGGGCTATCACCAAGATTAGCGATGAAATCTATATATACAAAACCCAATATTTCATTTTCAGGAATTTTATTAGCCGCCAACAATTTCTTATTTTTTGTAAAACCAAGAACTATATTAATTTTATTTGCCCAACCTGGACGAATTTTGGTTGGATTTTTATACGCATCCCAACCAAGAGTT includes:
- a CDS encoding calcium-binding protein — translated: MHKFTAAQIAQIKQLAEAGEVNGNYSHIYKYIASILPNSSEKRWFEGAELANSGKGIFSEFIRSYSKKQMELRGATNYSDDLMQKASNKVAKNALADILGANPNTRRIREADAYGNVVAPTMTDIANADAIGVGETLFETIPADSAIFNNQNAGWAGTPLFTGLGSDQTYRLFGTSERGASFDKIDDLRNVLFARRAFYVALKSAVAAAASPKSLKDFQLFTDIGISVETAMAMDLSNSLASNSLFATMIPATSPARSLVQELSTITDANALDMLRRSVLGTNLTPANEANFDQLALDFFRQLGDVKQLGLQKSPPASTLLAEAKTDFLSFMALHNLSLFKLTGAESEALVREKQPGLYEKWQADQALEGDDVRRSFTQQYLLDRLNALNMIQQTVSQNVMQSQFTDVSELPEGGRIYSKTSVAFPQSKVTMDLASNTSFIQNPLAMSRPENTTTVIFGLETDDKQLSGRIGKDHIYAGSGNDWVYADQGNDYVEGNDGNDTINGGAGNDHLRGDSGLDSLNGELGNDTLQGGNGFDTLVGGEGRDKLDGDDGDDVLDGRDQNGPDGDELNGGSGFDTYYADQFDEISDKDGRGAVLMNGIKLGFARRYAGQTSYYDKDGNRFDLSGSTLKVNGNLTIKNFRMGYLGIYLDEMQRPIPGPNYDPRRNFNPLDPLAFDLNGDGKITTIGSAQSSTYFDFNLDGIAEHSGWIGADDGLLAIDANKNGFVDNLSELFGNKNIDGYSDLKQRLDNNHDNVIDAGDSGFAQLLMWQDTNSDGVSQAGELQTLTQLGIESINLRPTPTRILDFDNIITATSDFVQHGQKKLSANLEFSVKFDLTDSNPYRALDQAPLLGSDIFALPWLRGFGLVKDLHQAMDENPALKPFHYTQLSLAMRPSRVES
- a CDS encoding IS4 family transposase; the encoded protein is MSRKQAAQSWTDDEFGGLDLGDARLNNRARKLMETFATKPKASIPEACDNWTETQAAYRFMANPEVTWDGILAPHWARTMERMATQKVILCIQDTTELDFSGQNIDGLGPLNYEARRGMYVHPTYAVSPEREPLGLLDGWMWAREERGADGKRPASVKESERWIEGYERVAEQATQLPNTRLVYVADREADMMGMLRRAAELGTPADWLVRAKHDRCLADGESKRLWPETTAGMPLGEISFIMAGRGKQRARQVRQQVWAKRVLLRDGKRGKIEATCIVASEVQPPTGIKPVEWRLLTNRRAETLADASELIDWYRARWEIEIFFNVLKNGCEVEELQLSTMARLERALALFMVVAWRIAYLMRKGRTCPDLDATLFFDPDEIRAAYLLNKKKAPAMPGLNEVLRMVARVGGFLARKHDGEPGVKTIWRGLQDVQVSAQTIRTLREMGALQD